CCTCACTTCCTGGTGCCTTCACCTTGGGGATCTGGGTTTCAACACATAGGCTTGGGAAGGACATAAACACTTAGGGTACTGTATATGGGCAAGAAATACCGGCAGTGCCAAGACCACTCAGTGGGACAACACAGTCTTTGCAATAAATTATACTCAGGAAATTGCCTCTCCACATCAAAAGAATCAGGTTTGACACTTTAACGTGACATATAATTATTAGCTCagaatgtataaaatatataatcataAGACCTAAAAGCCACACCATTCTTAGAAGAGACCATGGGTCAAGACTTTatattggggcccagcatggtagcctagtggctaaagccctcactttgcaagtgccaggatcccatatgggtgcccaggtgggagatccagaaaaagctcctggctcctagcttcaggttggttcagctccagctgttgtggccacttgggtagtgaaccagcaaatgaaaaatctttctctgtatctccttctgtctgtaaatctcactttccaataaaaataaataaatgtttaaaaagaaggttttttttttttaaaaaggcacaggcaacaacaaaaaatagacaaattagatttcacaatttttttttaaaaaccattacaCAAAACCACTACCAGTAGAATAATAAGGCAACccatagaatattttaaaaatcatatatttgaTAAAATAGTGAGAATATATAGAAAACTCCTAAAATTCTGTAGCAAATAAGTAAACAATCCAACACAGCAACCTGTAAAGGACTTGATAATTATTCTTCcaaagaagataaataaatgattaagaGGCACATGAAAAGATACTAATGTAGATCAAAATTATAATGAAGTATCACCTCATAGATGATAGGatagctaatatttttaaaaaaattaaagatccagcttgatagcctagtggctaaaggcctcgccctgtgtgcaccggttcacgtcccagcagcctttcttccaatccagctccctgcttgcggcccggaaaagcatttgaggatggatggcacaaagccttgggaccctgcccccatgggggagacccaaaagaagctcctggctcctgtcctcgaattggctgagctttggccattgtagccacttggagagtaaatcagtagagaggaggtcttcctctctgtaaatctgactttccaacaaaagtaaataaatctttttaaaaattaaactaaaacaGCAGATAACAAGAGCCAGTAGGaatgttttataaaatggaaCCCTTGTGCACTGTTAGTGCAAATATAAAATGggacagccactgtggaaaacaacaTAATTGTTCATTAAAGATTAATGCACTCAAGCATATCCACTTTGGGGTATatactcaaaagaaataaaaattggcTCTGGAAAAGTTATTTGTGCATCCATATTCATAGTATCGTTCACAACAGCTGAAACATGGCAGCAAATCATGCTTAAATCACTGACAGGTGAGTGAACAAGCCACATGCAATATATATCCACAATGGCATATCAGCCTTGAAAGCCTCATGCTAACTGAACTAGCTTAGTTCACAAAAGGATAAACACCATCACACAAAAAGGATAAACACCATACAACCTCATTTCTATGAAATATCAAATGGGAGATGTCAAAATTgtacaacagaaagtagaaaggTGGTTGTCATGAGCTATGGCAAAGATGTGATGCAGTTATTGTTAAAAGTCTGTAGGGTTTTAGTACTACAAGATGAAAATAGAGATGGGTGGCATTGGTGATTGCTATGCAATAGCAAGAATGCGCTTTGTAGCACTGAACTGGACCTGTTCAAATGGTTAGGATGGACacattcaaaaacataaaaatgtgtattttaccacaataaaaaataaaattttaaattatatgtatGACTAAATTAGTAAAGAGCGTTAGAATTTCCATTAGGcatcaagaaacaaagaaataatcaTAGCAGCAATTTTCTCAGGAAAATAACATGTAAAAGACAAGGAAATGTAttgtgggagacagaaaggaCTTTGTCTTGCAAACAGCCACTTCTCCCAGTGTAACGTGTACAGCAGCACCTGtgttttggaagatttttctaaagCTTCAGAGTTGGGGGCAACAAAACAGTGATGctttaaatcaataaaaaaaagtgatGCTTTAAATCAATAGAAAGAATATTCCATAATTTCACAGTGCAGTATTATCCTTATTATCTAATAACTATAAAGCAAAGATTACTAATCTGAGGAAAAGCTTAAAATCTATTACTGCAAAAAATCAATACTTAAAGCCAATTAATGCATTCCTCTTCAAAAATGGATAGTcaatgaaagaagcagaaaagtaTGGAGCAAAAAAAAACAGGACCGTTACTGCCTGTTCCTCGACTATGTTAACACTCTCCAGATATTCTCTTGCTGAGTTAACAGGATTCTGAGAGCTGTGAATGATGCTACACAGGAAGAGAAGGAACTAAAGGGGCAGGTCAtcctctttttttctaaatatgatGGGTAGAGGGTCTATAGATGCAGAACAGGGAAGGGAACACCAGTGCTCTTCCAGGCTGATGTGGAATGGGGCTTGGAAGCCACACAGAGACCAAGTACATGTACTAGGCGTCTCCAGAGAAATGAAGCAGTGGGATGTGTGTAgagaaaaagatttcattttaagaaattgGCTCATACAACTGGGGGATTAGCAAGTCTAAAATCCAGGGAGCCTCCAGCAAGAAGCTGATGTTCTAAAGGGTTGGGATTACTCCTACCTCTGAAGATTTTCAACTGATTGGAAGATCAGTTTATGTGAAGCACACAAACAtattgaaaggcaaggactttcccCAAAGTCTCGTGATGAAAATGTTAATCACATCCTTAAACAATGCCTTTgtaggaaaagccaggctggtgtTTGACATGGCAACATGACCCAGTCAATTTGAACACAAAGTTAACCATGACACAAaagcacaaatatatatatacacacacaaccaTCTACAGTCATGTCAATGGTTAACATCCAATTcaggtgccaggcactgttctttTCACTCTGTGTGTATTTAATCCCTATAGCAGTTCATATGAGATAGATGCTACTTACTCTTATATAGGACAACCTAAATATCTGAGCAGATTTTTAGTAATTATCCAGGCCCATATGATGGCAAGTGGCTAAACCAGTACTAAAACCAATGGAGTTTGCTCAAAAATTACACATCTTACCATTGAGCAAGCAGAAAATACACATCAGGAAACAGAGCAGATTATTCCATCTGTTACCTCACACTAAGAATATATCATGAAGAATACGAATTCAaggggtcagcacagtggctcaacaggctaaccttcCACCGACCTTACCACCATGCCATATGCCACTTCtcgccccagctgctccactgtggctcccgctccctgcttgccatctgggaaagcaacagaggaggacacaggtccttgggcccctgcacccacatgggagacccagaagaggctgctgaatcctggcttcagatcagctcagcttttgacttcatggccatttgcagagtgaagcagcaggtcaaagatcttgctctttgctttccttctctctgcaaatctgccttttagataaaaaacaaatttatctaTATACCTTTAGAAAAAAGAATCTGAATTCAGTAAGATAAGAATGTAAcaataaaatagtaaaacaagTGAAGGGATGAAAAAGAGAAGTTATTAGTCCATAGAAATCAATCAGAATCTTGGCAATATGACTAAAGAAATAATAAGTAAATTAGAAAAAGCAAAGTgcaaaataagtaaaagtaaattACTGTCACAGTTTAAGTAAAGGtagataaaaaatatcaaaaagtaCCTAGCAATTTGGAAAAATATTATAGACatgatataaaatatgtattacaaTATCATGCtattatgattaaaaaaagaCCACAATATTCTTGAAGTGGAGACTCTACATTTGAAGGCTTAACAGAGTTTctctaaaattaagaaaaaaacaatttgatAAACAGCAAAAGtccttcaaaacaaaaacagtccaTGTATACTACTTAGTcataaaagcaaacataaaaggatgaaattttgttatttgcaacaaaatggatgcaattgaaagaaccaatccccaaaagacaaatatcatatgttttctatgGTCTGTGGTAACTAACAcagagcacaaaaaaaaaaaaataacgtaAGCTGTATGAGAGAAatggacattttgagattttGTGATTGTTGACAGCCTTGGTTCACACCCTTGGGGGACAGCGAGTTGTTTTTGGTACCTGCTATGTGTCGATATCTTCACCTAATGAAAtattaagcttgtgattgtgaCACAAAATGAgaatatgccattgtaaaaatgagcagaaagcaaaagtaaatgaataaataaataaagaaggaaggaaggaaggaggagggagtggggaaTGCCGGAAGGAGAGAGGGCGGGGTGGGAAAATTCACTATGCTCCTAAACCTGTACCATGAAATGCATAGAGTtcattcactttatataaattttaaaaagacaaaataagtcatttttaaaagaaaattatatgcaGGAATATTCAACAAGCTATATTCTAGTTGAACTATTGAGTgtcaaagataaagaaagaagttCTCAGATACTCAAGCAGAAAACAACACAAAAGCTGGGGTGGGGCATCTCAGAATTCCATATAATCCTCAGctccacagaaaaaaatggagcTGAAATTGAATGTGAAAATATCACAACTAGCCAAGATGTCATCTGCACTTAAAAGCTATCGACAGAAACTCATCaacttaggaaaagaaaaacctgGCAAGTCTTGAAGCAACAGAGAGAACATAACAGCAGTGGGCACCTACATTGCCCAGGTTGTGATGTCTACTTACCAGTTCCAACTAAAACAAAATGAGCAGCTTAAAGATGGATCCCAGGTCTGAGGAAGGAAGTACACAACTGAGACCCAAAACATGTTGCCATACCACAAACAAGCCAGTGATCAGGGCCTATTAAAGTCATACCAAAGTTCTCAGGTGAGCAGCCACCAGCTGGCCAATAAATAcatctataaatatataaaatataaattatgtaatgctatttaaatgtttatttatatgaaaggcagaatctagaaagagagggagagaggcagagaaaaagagagttatGTCTCCTGGCATGTTCTCtgaatagctgcaatagccagcactgggacagacctaagccaagagccagtagattcttccaggtctcccatgggggtgcaggggcttaagtgcaagggccatcttctgctgctttcccaggcacattgccaagcagctgggtcagaagtggcgcagcctggacttgagccagcacccatgtgggatgtcagtctTGCACGGGACAGCTTTGCCTGCTGGGCCAcatattttaacacaaaaaatatatattttgtagaTAAAAATCCAAAGTGTGATCTTTTTCAAAACAGCAtttatgtttccttttgtttgaaagaggGAAAACCTCCATCtattgactcattccccaaatgccagtagCATCAGCATTGAGCAAGGACAAATCCAGAAGCCTGAAACCTGAAACTCAACTGGTGTCtcctggtggggggaggggagtgagcaggGGCACATCCACTTCACGGCTGCCTCCCTGATGCACATCTACCGGTTGCTGGATTACATAGCAGAACTGGGAGTTCCAGCTGGGCACTCCACTGTGAGATGTGGCCGTCCCAAAGGGTAGCATGACCATTGTACCAAATGCTTCCCCCACTCGGAGAATGATAGAATTTGAGCACTATTTGAACAGATGCCTGTCATTGACTGAAACATTCCAAATGTGACTAAACTTTTCAGGTCatgatgatcttttttttttctttaatattcatttattcattaattacattgcattacatgacacataggtactgggattccccccccttcaccccaaacccttcccccatcatgaattccttcaccttgatgcataaccacagctcaagttccgttgagattccctaactaaaagtttacaccatacagagtccagcatcccacttgtccagttcaagttcaacggcctcttagggaggccctctcaggtttgtaggcagagccagcagagcgtcacctcgatcaattagaagctccaaatGTATCTCATGTGAACATTCAACTTCCAGTCTTTACAATTacaagaaataaatttctattgtttaCAAATCACTTAGTCTAGGATACTTTATTATAGCAACCCAAACTAAGACATGCCAAGGTAGTACTAGATggaattttctcccattttggttTTAACAATCAAATTGCATGAGGTGTGTGGAGGTCATAGGAGACAAATGAGAAATATTTGATAGCTGACTGAATATTTAATGTTGCAGAAATTATTTTGGTTTTCAATAGAATAATCACATagttatgcttttattttttacatcCTAACTTTTTAATAGGTACGCTCAAATATTTGCAGCTGAAATgtttgaaaactgttttattttcatctgaGTGAAGGGGAAATAGGAAATATTGCATTTGAAATGTGCAAGGTGCTTCAAATAGATGATTTTTTCTCTACTGCTTGATAAGTTTATCATTTTCCATTTAAaacattgtaaaaacaaaaaaccataaaATACACTGAGGCTACGTATAGACTAGTAAGATACATGAATTCCAAAAATCAGTGTTATTTAAGAAAGAGCAAATACGAGAGGAAAAATATCACATATACAATTGAGTTCTAAAAGCTTATTTCCATTATGGATTAAACTAAAATCATAATTAATGGGAGTTTTTAATATTATGTGCAACAGGGAAACAATTCTACTCAAAATACATCATTCAACTCAACTCCTTCAGAGATGTAAAACATGTGTTTTCAGGTGGTGTTGTGGGTTAACCCACTGCTTATAAGGACTCAATCCCATATTGGAATCcaggtcccagccctggctgctctactgccctTTTAGCTCCATGAGGGCCTCTGCCATTCAGACAACgttgcaggcttctggcttctggtccaACTCAGCACAGAACAATGAGGCCATTCATGctcattctcattcattcattcattcattcattcatattctctctctctccctccctgcctctctccctcctctctctccgttcctcctctctccctctccctgcatctctgtctttcagacaaataaatcctgaaaagcaaagagagatgtTTCCAAGGCAAACATGGGTGCTTGGAAAGTTGTGATCTCCTGGCAGCAGCCGAGATTATCAGCCCGATAACTCCTGTGCTCCGTGAATCGTGCAGCGTTCGCATTTTCCAGTACTGACTTTCAGACACAGGAGAAATCTATGCCGGATCAGCGGATGCCTTCAGTGCTACCACGGAAGGATGCTGCAAGCATGCTGCGCCCTGGCCTGCTGGTCTCCAAACCCCAcagacagagtgggagaaaagcaAAACCTCCCTGCTGCGTGCGGGGACCTGGGGAACAAGAGACATCTCCAGATGACACTGACAGTCAGCTCTCCCGTGCAATGTCACCATTCCTTAAAATGGAAGATAAATCTGTGTCCCTCTTCAGAAATGCTATGAGACTGAAAAATGTCTTTACATAAGACCGGACTGGCTTGGGGAGGGGGCTTGAGATGCAGCAGAAAGACGCTACATCTCCAACACACTTGAAGGGCTTTGAGGATGGAAATAGGGAAAAACGAGGCAGCATCCCCTTCGTAGCCTGCCTGCCCACGGCTGGAGGTGCCTTGGCGTCTGAAGTGATTCGGCCGTCTGCGAAAGTAGAACTTACTCGGAGGTCTTAAAGTTTCCCAAGTCCGAGGCGTGAGTCACTTGGCTCGGGATGGATGAGTCATCTCAGGTGTCAGGGCCAGGGGAGGGGGCGTCCGCTCCGCAGACGGAAGACTCCGCATCGGAGACGCAGAGCTCGATTTTCCTAAAATTGCGTCATTTCGAGCCCAGTTGGGTCCAGATGTGATGGGCACCGACGGGTTCCCGTCTCGGAAACTCTCCATCACTCCAGCGTAACGAGAGGAGGCGGCTAATTAAATATTGAGCAGAAAGTCGCGTGGGGAGGGGGTCACGTGGGTCCAGAGGCTCAGTGAGCCAGGGATAAAAACCGCGGGCGGCGCCAAGCGGGCCAAGGCGCACTCTGCCCTGCTCCAGCACCACCGAGCGGCCACCTCGAGCGCGCAGCGCCAGGCGTGCGCTCCGAGCAGCCGAGCGACCCCACGAGCTGGCAGCCCCGGTGAGTACAGGCACCCAGACCTACCAGGCAGGCCCGAGGGATCCTGGGGAGACTGGAGTGGCCAACGCCCGGCTTTGTCTTGACACCTGCAGAGCTTGCTGGCGCAAAGTATGGTTTGGTGGCTGGCTGAAGGTTTGGGGCTGTTGGAATTTTGGGAAAAAGAGGATTGGGGACCCGGGCGCGCTTCTCCTTCCTAAGGCGCACAGAGCTCTTTTGCTGTTCATCCTGGCGCAGCTGGACCCCAGTTCCTTTGGAGGGAGGGGCAGACAATCCCCGTGGCCGCAACTCTTGGTCCGCCACTCCAATAAATGGAATGTTTCACCAATCTTAatctcttctccttccctctccccagaaACCCAACATGAAAATCCTCGTGGTCTTGGCAGTCTTGTTTCTCGTCTCCACTCAACTGTCTGCAGAGGAGATCAGAGCCAACGATGATCTCAATTATTGGTCCGACTGGTCTGACAGCGACCAGATCAAGGTGAGCCCACACTGTCCTTCCTGGGACTGGGACCCCGTCTGGGGATTGTCTGGGCCGCGGCGGGACAACCGCGACCAGAGAGCAGTGCGGGCGCTCAGCGGAAGCAAGGGActccaaaaccttgggtcccacATTGATTCTACCCAACTTTTCTCCCCAGGCCATAGCTTTCGGTCCCGGAACTCTCCGAAAGAATAGTTGTCCCCTGGGAGCCCCGGGTTGTCACAAAGATGGAAACCCTGCTAGGTTTGGTCCCCAGGTAGCGCGGATCCGCAGGTGCAGCCCAGTCGCACCGCCCGCGCGCTCGGAAACGCCGGACAGAAAGAGCGCGCCGGTCGCCAGGGTTCCCATGGGTGCCTGCCTACAGGTGTATTTGCTGGACATGAGACCGCAGGAGTTTTAGCTGCCAGGAGGTGCTGGCGCTCGGGAGCGCGCAGTTAGGTCCCGGGAAAGCATGCTCTGTGGCCTGATCCTACCATAACACAATTGTGTGCCTTTGGGGCAGCTAGATGCCACCCCAGGCAGAAACAAAGTCACTGTGGGGTGGCACGGCAGATGAACAAGGGGTCCTCCAGAAGGAGAGGTGCGACCGAGGGCTCGGGGCTGGAGGACACAGACACCACGGAACAGGTGCCTGGGAGGTGAGAGGGCTTGCAGGAGCCGCAGAAAGTGGCATCGCCCTGGGGTAAACCCATACAGTCCCGACGTAGAGTAGCGCACCGCCCTTTTGCCTCGGTGGAGCGGGCTTCCGGATCTGTCCCCCGCCACTCCCCTGTGAGCCCCGAGCTCTCCCAGGAGCCGGGGTGCCTGTAAGAATGGCAAGTGGCCACCGGGCGCCTGGCTCTGGTGGCCCACATGCCGGTTCGTGCGCGCGTCTGTCCTCCAGGAGGAGCTGCCGGAACCCTTTGAGCACCTTCTGCAGAGAATCGCCCGAAGACCCAAGCCTCAGCAGTTCTTTGGACTAATGGGCAAACGGGATGCTGGTGAGATGGGAAACCCTCCCCGCCTGCTCCTGGGGTAGAGATTTCCAACTGCGGAATGGTGGGATCCACCGCCCCCCCTTCCCCCGCACCTCACTAATGCAACCTTGAGCAGAGGGAGGGCGAGACCGTTGCGCACGCTGCACGGCATTCACGTGGACAAAacctccaaagccaggacccactCAGCCTTAGCCTGGTGCTCCCTGGACCCAAGACGCCAACTGGCTGGGCAAGGGTGGGCAGGACactgtgggggtgggcaggacGAAGTGTCAGGATGCGTTCTCGGGTTAGGTAAAACCTGGATGCCCCGCACTTCCAGATGGGAATTCGTTTCCCTTGAGTTGACCACATCAGCGGGGTGTAAAGAGTTAATGCCAACTCCTCTTTTGTCAGATTCCTCAATTGAAAAACAAGTGGCCCTGTTAAAGGCTCTTTATGGTAAACACTCCTATACATCTTTGACTGTTGTAAATGTTCATAAGGAAAGTGAAGATCTTTTTGGGTTGAATGGATACGAGATCTTAGCTATGTCTGTTTTGGAAGGCAATGGATTaacacatctctctgtctctctctctctctctctctcacacacacacacacacacacacacacacaagtggggTGTCATATAAGAAGAGGGGAAGTAGAATAGACACGCGGCTAATCCCGGCCCTCCCATGGCACAGGGCATCTCGAATTTAAAGCCGTGGCGCAGGCCAGGATCTCAATGAAGGTTATTAATAACTGGGTTAGCCTTTATGGTTCTGCTGATTTGCTTAGGATAGTATGTGTGTGGGAAAATGATGCATATTTTGCAAATCAAATTATGTTATCCATCTTTTAGAAGATGGAATAGAGCTTTGTAAAAACCAATGTGTATGCATTTGTTCATtgcatctttctttcttctaggACATGGCCAGATTTCTCACAAAAGTAAGTTCAGCATTATTTTGACATTTCTCAAGTGCAAATATTAACAATTCCACTTTATGTAGTATCTTATACTGTCATAATATAGTATTTCAATTAAGACAACATATGAACAAAAGAGACTCCTATTTTATGCAAAATATTATTGTCTAAAATTCTATTGTTTAGAAAGATGGTTCTTATGAAAAGCATGCTttatattaagaagaaaaaaataggcaTCCTTTATCACCTGGTTAGCTTTTGGTAAGAATTACAATCCTCAGGTTAGAAACCCACGTCACACATCTCTTTCCACCTTCCCCCAATACCTTCTTCCATTGCAGAATAAATCCAAGCATCTATGGGCTTCTTCTAACTCAGCTTAATATGCCAGGTCCCCTAGCAAGATTATTTACTGGGCTCATCCAGCAGGCAATTAAGTAAGTGAATAGCCAAGTAGAGTCTATACTAAGGATATGGGTGCAGTTTTTTGATTACATAATGGAGTGGGAACCCTTCACCTCCAAACACCCAGGGAACATTTCTAGGATAGAGAAGTTGACAATTATGACACTGGACGGCTTGTGACTTCTagctgcccagggcctggagccaggacttaCAAGGTGTGGACATGGGCACCCTGTCAATTTGGTGACTGGATAGCAAAATAGAGCACAGTAAGCTAACAACCTTAGTCTCAAGGAATACTGTGAAAACCAAGAGAAATTTTCCCACTAGCATTAAAATAATAGATCTTTCCCAAGATGTTGTCTTTGGAAATAAATATTACACATACTTACTTTCCAAAGATTTGCCATTTTAAGAAATTATGTGTAATGAAATTCAATGTGATAAAAATGAGTATAGTTATTAGGGTTAAAATGAAAGTACTTTTCCAAAAAGgaatacaatattttatttaaaactccACTAAAAAAGAGAGATAATGACTTTGCAAAAGATGTTAGTCATCAAGGTTAGGAATCTGACTTAATTAAGACTCACTTGCTGTGAAATCAGACATGTTCAGTCACACGAGGAAAGGAGCCTGGTTGTCTCTCTCGTATAAACATGAAATTGACTCACTAAGCAGGAAAACTGGCTGGAGCCTTAGCAAATGATACAACAGGCAACACAGCACATGCATACAGAGTGCTTGTAAATTTTTAGAGAGCGAGTTGAGAAAAGTGCTTTCATTATCTTACCTTAGCATACGTTACAGGAATTCCAAAGAATTTTCCTTTCTTTAGCCTCGTTAAAGTTTGAAATAgatgtttttgttatttaaaaataggtttagatgttctttttaattttggtgCTAGTTATAGCAATTTATTCCCTCAAAGACATACATATTAAGATTTGccaaatatattttttccagGGCATAAAACAGATTCCTTTGTTGGACTAATGGGCAAAAGAGCTTTAAATTCTGGTATGTATAAAATCCTAACTGAAAATAGACAGTATGTCAATTTATTCATACTATTTTTGTAAGAAAGAATTTTTCATgtagaaaaaaaaccagaatgacaATAGAGTAAAAAATGCTTGTGAGAAGAATGCTTGTGAGAAGAATTAGCAGGTGTTTAAGTTAATATCGCCCCAGTATCAGTCTAGTCATTTCATGCCATCAGATCTAACCAGAGTCAGCCTTTGAATCATTACCCAGCCTGAATTTTTGAGTGAATCTAAGATTCTTGATCTTCACCTGCCAGAActaagaggagaaggagaagtgAGGAGAGATGAGAGTGAGTTTCAGTGATTACCAATGCTATCTGAAAGACAAAATGGTGCATTTTCCCATGTAAGCAAATTTTGTTCTTTGTGAAGTGATAGAAGAAGCTCAGAATCTGATGGGTGTTAGTAAGGGTAAGAGTGGCATGATCCACTCTGGAACCTTCAGAAACACAAGTCAGCCTGGAGAGTCCCAGAGCAGTTCCTGCATCAAAACCCACAGAGGGCTGCCGCAGATCTCAAACTTGGAACGATTCTGCCAGTTGACAGAGACCGAGTCTGGCTGTCTTCCCTGCTTTTCAGAGCAGCTGACTTATTACTAAGCGCATTAAGGTTTTAGAACCCCTAGCTTACGTTCCTTGGAAGAGGGATTcaaattctctttatttttccctcCATGAATACAGTAAAATACTGACCATCTAATTAATCAGATAGTAATCAACATCTGAATTGCCCATTTAGAACATTCctagtttctaaaaaaaaaaatctgtaactaAGTGATAGGTTAGATGCTAACTATCTGAATCCATGCAAAAATAATAATCCTAGTGTTTTGACTGAGTCTCCACTTTCCAAATTTTGACACGACTTTGGTATTAACTCACAGACAATTTTAGGGTTCCTGTTAAGTTTAAAGAATTTACCAATGTGTACAAGGGAAATGTTGTAATAGTTTTATTCATATGTATTATCTTCCAGATTTGGAAAGTAGAATACAAATTTAAAACACAGTGGGGGGTTTGttcattttttggtttttgttttgttgttgtttgtttttaatcaataCACACTAAGTCCTCACATAACCCTGGTTTCCTAGATAAGCATGTTGTCAACTCTCCATGTCAGAATTGATACAGGTTTTAACTTGGCAAATAATACAGATATCATGAAATTTAGAACAGACTAAATGTACTTAAAGTCACAATTACAGATTATAAATACAGGGAATAACTACGATGACCCAAGATCAATTTATCACTAAATCTTTGCTCTTTCATTTTAgttaagaaaatataaacataaaacttGGGCAGACATACAGTCAGTAGTCACACAGGAGTCGGCGAATGTACTCAGAGGG
The sequence above is a segment of the Ochotona princeps isolate mOchPri1 chromosome 20, mOchPri1.hap1, whole genome shotgun sequence genome. Coding sequences within it:
- the TAC1 gene encoding protachykinin-1, translating into MKILVVLAVLFLVSTQLSAEEIRANDDLNYWSDWSDSDQIKEELPEPFEHLLQRIARRPKPQQFFGLMGKRDADSSIEKQVALLKALYGHGQISHKRHKTDSFVGLMGKRALNSVAYDSNAMQNYERRRK